The sequence GTGATGGGCAAATTCTCGCTAGTGGTAGTGAAGACTACACTATCAGACTGTGGTCAGTGAGCACAGGAAGGGAAATTCGCACTCTCAGTGGTCATTCCAAGCGGGTTAATTCCGTCGCCATCAGTAGTGATGGGCAAATTCTCGCTAGTGGTAGTGAAGACTACACTATCAGACTGTGGTCAGTGAGCACAGGAAGGAAAATTTGCACCCTCAGTGGTCATTCCGACTTAGTTAAATCTGTTGCCATCAGTAGTGATGGGCAAATTCTTGCTAGCGGTAGTAGCGACAAGACTATCAAATTGTGGTCAATGGCAACAGGCAGAGAAATTCGCACCTTGACTGGTCATTTTTATGGTGTTCAATCCGTAGTCATCAGTCGCGATGGGCAAATTTTGGCTAGTGGAGGTAATGACGATACTATCAGACTGTGGGAAGTGGCAACAGGCAGAGAAATTCACACTCTGACTGGTCGTTCCGAATCGGTTCAATCCGTAGCTATCAGTAGTGATGGGCAAATTCTGGTTAGCAGTAGTCGGGACGGCATCAAACTGTGGTCAGTGACAACAGGCAGAGAAATTCGCACCTTGACTGGTCATTCCCATTTTGTTTATTGTGTCGCCATCAGTAATAATGGGCAAATACTGGCTAGTGGGGGCGAGACTATCAAACTGTGGTCAGTGACAACAGGCAGAGAAATTCGCACTCTGAATGGTCATTCCTTTTGGGTTAATTCCATAGCCATCAGTAATGATGGGCAAATCCTGGCTAGTGGTAGTTTTGACAAGAATATCAAACTGTGGTCAATGACAACAGGCAGAGAAATTCGCACTCTGAGTGGTCATTCCGAATCGGTTCAATCTGTAACCATCAGTAGCGATGGGCAAATCTTGGTTAGTGGTGGTGGAGACACCACTATCAAACTTTGGGATGTAGCAACAGGCAGAGAAATTCGCACCCTCAGTGGTCATTTCGACTCGCTTTATTCCTTAGCCATCAGCAGCGATGGGCAAATTCTCGCTAGTGGTAGTCGAGACACCACTATCAAACTGTGGTCGGTGAGCACAGGAAGGGAAATTCGCACCCTCAGTGGTCATTCCGACTTAGTTAAATCTGTTGCCATCAGTAGTGATGGGCAAATCCTCGCTAGTGGTAGTCATGACAACACTATCAAACTGTGGTCGGTGAGCACAGGAAGGGAAATTCGCACCCTCAGTGGTCATTCCGACTTAGTTAAATCTGTTGCCATCAGTAGTGATGGGCAAATCCTCGCTAGTGGTAGTCATGACAACACTATCAAAGTGTGGGAAATATCGACAGGTAAAGAAATTCATAGCCTGAATCATTTTAGTGGAGTTGAGTCTGTCGCCTTTAGCCCTGACGGAGATTGGCTGGCTGCAGGAGATAGTAGCGGAAATATTAAAATTTGGCGATCGCAGCTAGTTGTCCAATAACAGCGTCAAAATAGTAAATAGAAACTGCCAACAATCAATCAAATGCTAGAAATAACCAAAAATTACCTCATGGACGAAAATCAGCAACCTATTGCTGTACAAATTCCTATAGCTGACTTTGAGAAAATTGAAGAAATCTTAGAAAATTACGGCTTAATCAAGCTAATGGCGGAATCAGAAGACGATGAACGTCTCGCTAAGGATGAAGCATGGAAATATTATCAATCATTAAAGCAAAAGAATGTGGAAAATTGAATATACTAAAAAATTCTTAAAAGAATTAGCAGATTTACCACAAGATGTGCAAGCTCGCATTGAACCAATCGTCTTTCAAGAACTAGAATCAGAAAACCCCTTTGATTTGGGCTATTTGCAAAAAATGAAAGGCTACGATGATAAATATAAAATTCGTGTCGGTGATTACAGAATAAGGTGTCTAACCCCCTATATTCAGATTTAGCGCTGTGTCAACGTATCGTAGGGGCGAACGGCCGTTCGCCCTTACACCCGTATTTGTATCATGATTGAAGTGAAATGGTATGACTCTCGGAAGCGTTGATGGAGATCCAGGTGTTCAAATCGAGATGCACATTTTCGTTGGCTCCAAAGCAACTTGGGATCACATTGGCGGACAAGCCCCTCAGTTTTTGGAGTTTCCTCCCCAGGATGCGTAGGTTTGGGAGCTAAATGCTAATACCGTTTCACTTTTAGTGAAGGTTTAACAATAAGGTCTTACATGGAACGATGCTGATGCAGAAGGACAATTACCTGGGATGTTGCGATCGCCATTAAATCGCTACAATTTTATATACATAACCGTCTGTCAAACAATGGTTAATCAAATTTAACTCAGCAACCATGACTTCTTCCCCACCCGTAGCGATTTCGCCAACAGACCACAAAGATGAGATAATTTTCCCTCAAGGGGAATTTTGGAGTGATGAGCCTCCGTTGGAAACCAATCTACATCTACGGCAAATTTTAATCCTCATTCAATGTCTAGAATGGGCGTGGCAGAATAAAGACGATTATTTTGCTACGGGGAACTTGACTGTTTACTATAGCCCTAATCAAAAAAAATCAGAAGACTTTCGCGGCCCCGATTTTTTTGTTGTTTTGGGAACAACCCGCAATCAAGAACGCAGAAGTTGGGTTGTTTGGCAAGAGGGGGGAAAATATCCTAATGTGATTATCGAAATTCTCTCTGATAGCACTGCGAAAATAGACAGGGGAGAGAAGAAGGAAATCTATCAAGATGTTTTTCGGACACCAGATTATTTTTGGTTTGACCCTGATAGTTTAGAATTTCAGGGGTTTACTTTGATTCGAGGAACTTATGAACCCATCACACCTAATGAGCAAGGCTGGTTGTGGAGTCAGCAATTGGGATTATATTTGGGAATTCATCAACGACAATTGCGCTATTTTACTTCTGATGGGGAGTTAGTTCTCTCTCCTGAAGAAGCAGCTACACAAGCGCAGCAGCAGCTTGAACAGGAAAGACAGCGGGCTGAACAGGAAAGACAACGAGCTGAACAAGAAAGACAACGGGCTGAACAATTAGAAGCGCGGCTCAGAAGCTTGGGAATCGACCCAAACGAATCATAACCAAATGATTAATTCTCCCACATCAAGGATAAAATTCAGCAAACTACATTGCATCAAGGCGCCGGCGTAATTGACTACTAACGGCATCAATAACTGTGACGACTACCAACAGTACTAACATCATGGTGGTGGCTTTGGTATATTCAAAGCCGTCAATGTAACTTTTCAACTGAAAGCCAATTCCTCCAGCACCAACTACACCCAAGACGGAAGCGGCACGGATATTGTATTCAAACATCCAAAAGGTGTATCCTAACGCCAATGGCATAACTTGGGGCAAGATTCCATATTGAGCAATTTGCATTTTGGATGCGCCAATCACTTCTAAGGATTCGATGGAACGGGAATCCACGGCTTCGATCGCTTGTTGATAGAACTTGGCTAGGTAGCCGATGGTGTAAATTCCCAGAGCTAATGTCCCTGCGGGTGCTCCTAAGCCTGTGGCGGCGACAAAGATTAATCCTAAAATAATTGAGGGGACGGAACGGACGGCGTTTTGCAGTAAGTTTGCTAACCATTGCAACCATTGAGGTGCAATATTGCTGGCGCTGGCGATCGCAATTGGTAAGGAGGCGATCGCACCGATGGTGGTTCCCCACAATGACATCTGTACTGTTTCTAGCAGTCCTTTAATGGCTATGTCTAAAACTGTCCAATTGGGCGGAAATAACCTGGAGACAAAATCGGTGATGTAAGGCCAGCTTGTCTGGAGTGTGGCAAAATCAATTTTTAAACCCTGCAGTGCCCAACCATAGCCTATTACTAGGCTTAACAAGATAATTAATGAGTTGATTCCAGGATAGCGCCCTGTGATGGAAAATTTGGACAAGTATTTAATCATTGATACTGTTTACGATGGGGAAAAATGGTCTTGCAGGTTGTGACAAGGGCCGTCATAAATTATACGTCCGGCTTCGAGGACGATCGCCCTTTGGGCATATTCTGCTGCTATCCCCAAATCATGCAAAACGCTAATAATTGTCATTCCTTGTTGGGAATGCAGTTTTGCTAAAGTCTGCATTACTTGTTGAGCGGCGATGATATCTAAGCCTGTGATGGGTTCGTCTGCTAAAAGTATTTGGGGTGATTGAATTAAAGCACGGGCGATGGCTACTCTTTGTTGCTGTCCACCGCTGAGTTGGGCTGTTTTTTGGTAGGCTTGCTCTTTTAAGCCCATTTCTTCTAACAATTTTAGGGCTAAGAGGCGATCGCGTTGCCCGAATCCCCACAAGGTTTGCCAAGTTGTCCTTGTTCCCAGGCGTCCACACAGGACATTTTCTATGGCTGATAGTTGGCGAATCAACCCACCACCTTGAAACAACATCCCGATGTCGCGCCGAATTGTGGTGAGTGTGCGGGGGTTCATGGTGACACCATTGATTTGAATTGTTCCCCGCACAATCGGTACTAGACCCACAAGCGATCGCAATAAGGTAGATTTACCAGCACCGTTGAGTCCCAGCAAAACCACGAATTCACCAGGCTGAATCTGGCAATTAATCCCATTGAGAATGGGACGATGTAAAGATGCAGTGTATGCTGTCTCTAGGTTTTGGCAATCTATCACGTAATCGTTCATTCCTATTTGCGCTCACACCCTTGATATTATGGCTCTATGCCTACACGCTTGAGGGCATCACGCACTGGTGCCAAATGACGATTATGATTAACTCGCACTAATTCTGTGGAGTTATATAGGTTGCGTAGTAGTTGGTTATTTGCCGGTTGATTTAATTTCAGCAGGGCGTTGATGATTTTTTCTCTGTCTGCGGGAGAAACATCATCGTCAATGGCGATACCGTGAGCGGGAACACCAGATATTTTATATAGCACTCGTAGTTTGCTCTTTTCTTCTGCTGTGATGTAGGGCGCATATAAAGCGTATTCTGAGACTGTGGCTACTTCTGCTTGACCACGCAACACTGCTTGTAGTGCCTTGCTGTAATTACCACCGTAGCTTACTTGACCAAAGAATCCATCCAAGCGATCGCGGTTGGGTACAAATCCCTGTCTAACTAACTCACTAACGGGGAAAATAAATCCTGAACCCGAAGTGGGAGAAGTGAAGGCGATTTTTTTCCCTCGCAGTTGTTCCAAGGTAGCTTTAGCAGAGTTTTTCGTTGTCAGGGAGCTATTGCTGGGTACTACAAATACGGAATCATAAGTGTATTTGCCAGAGTAATTTTCTCGTACCTCTGCCAAATATAAGCGAGCATTGGCGAGTTGTTCTGCTTTTAAGGCGGGACGGCTACTTAAAAAGGCGACATCAGCCCGATTTGCTCTCAAAGCTTCCACCGCTGCAGTATCATCACCAATCTGTGCAGTTACCGGTATGCCTAGTTCTTTAGATAAAAATGCAGCGACAGCATTTGCTTTAGTTTGCAAGTCTGTCGAGTCAGAGCGAGTGGGAAAAACTATTGTTAAATTTTGCAGTTTTTGTTGTGCAAACAAGCGTGGTGCTTGTTGATTGGGTGCAGAGTTAGCGATCGTCGCCTGCATTCCCCCTAATGTACTTAACCCTAGACCAATAGACGTTGCCAATGCAGCGCCGACACTCAACAAGCTCTTTCTTCTCACACTCATTTCTCACTCTCCGTAGATGGATATTCTGAATATTTTTGCTAATTAGTTGCAACTATCCCGATCAAAAAATTTAAAGCTTTTAGAAATAAAAGTCAACTATGAAGTGTGTAGTAATTTGTCAATGAAATACATCAGCTAATGTGATTGCTGAAACTAAAGCTACTGAGAAAAAGGTTGATTACTGCCTATTGAAACGACAATTTTTACACAAACATTATACTGAAAAGACAGAGGCTGATAATGCTTTAGTAGCGGGCATTGTGCAAATGTTCTGATTATGGTATGCCAAAATTGGCGATCGCTATTTAATACCAGAAAAAAGCCCACCAATAATGACTTCGGGCTGAACAATAAGCGCAGTATTTGCGTTCTATCGGCATTGATCCGAATAATTTACTTAGTGAGTAACATAGCATGATCGCTTTGTTGAAGTGATGCGATCGCATTTAGTTTTGAGAACGACGAGTCGCGTTTGGTTGCAAAGAGCGTGGACGCTTCCTCGGCTTGTCGCTAGACATCGCTTATTCATAGTTCAAAGCTCTTGCTCCACAAAACTTTTGAGTTGTGGACTAAATTTATGGGAAACTGTAGTCATGAATGCAAAGGTGTGCCCAAAAGCCGATGACGGGATTTGAACCCGTGGCCTGCTGATTACGAATCAGCTGCTCTACCACTGAGCCACATCGGCGTACACAGTCTCAAAGTATAACATCATTTATTCATGGCAGAACCAAATCCCCAAAATCGCCTTAATCCGGAACAATACGCCCGTCTCAAGGCAGAAATCGCTGCTCCTTATCGCAGTATTCGCAAATTTATCTACATTGCTTGTGCTGCATCTGGCTCTATCGGTGCATTCATCTTTTTCTTTAAACTGCTCGCAGGACGCGATATTGAGCACACTTTACCTAATCTAGCGCTCCAATTAGGAATCGTGGCTATAATGATTTTTTTCTGGGGTCGGGATCAAAATAAAAACGTCTAAAGCAATATCTTCAGTAATTTATATAGTATAACAGGGAACAGGGAACTCTTAACAGGGAATAGGGTTGAAAGTCGCTTCGTGTAAGCGTTTTATCTTTAGTTACTGTCCTAACCTATGTGGCTACGGCTATACTTATTTAGATGTGAAATATATTGTTGTTGTAGAGACGTGAAATTTCACGTCTCTATCTTTTGATTTTCCCAGAAGTTTAAATATTAAACTTCTTCAGCCTCTAGCCTCTTAATTTACGGTACTTTGACCACATAAGGAGAGGTAATTGCTTGGGCGCGGCCAGCGTTCACCAGTGCTTGGTAAACAAAAGCTGCGACTTCGGCTCTAGTGGCTTCACGATTGGGACTGAGTTGTTGAAGTGTGGGATAGTTAATTACTAACTGTCTTGCTGTTGCAGCTGCTACAGGAGCAGTTGCATAGCTAGGAATTTGAGCAGCATCACTATAAAAAGTGAGCACATTTTGATTATTTGCTGTCAATCCCAAACCATTAGCCAGAGATACTAACGCCTGTACTCTAGGAATTTGTTGCTGTGGTTTAAAATTCCCATCTGGATAGCCAGAAACAAATTGACTTTGATAAGCAGACTTAATAGCTGCATAAGCCCAGAAATTGCTGGGTACATCTTTAAAGTTGATTGCTGTACGTTTAGCAGCGGGTGTTAAAGCTTTGGTGACGATGGTAGCAAATTGGGCGCGTGTCACAGGTTCATTAGGTTTAAAGCTGCCATCGGGGAAACCTGCAATAATGTTTTGGGAGGCTAATGCTTCAATGTAACCTTTTGCCCAGTAACCTGCGGGGACATCTTTAAAGGCGACAGCACCACCTGCTGGGGGGTTCACGGTTGCAGCTACGAAGTCTACTTGACCAAAAATCCGCTTTTGGTCGATGTCATTACCAATAGCGAGGATGCGATTAGTTTTAGTCGCGTTGTTTAAATCGTAACGGATGTTATTGCGAATCAAGTTGCTACCAGGGCTTTCATTAGTTCCCAAGTCTGGCGCAGCACCGATAGTGGCGATGACTCCATCCCGCTTGTTGTTTTGGATAACGTTTTTACGCAATACTGGCTTGGCTGTTTCGGAGATAAAAAGTCCATCTTGGTTTTGAACAATTTCGTTTTCTACGATTAGGGGTGTGGAAGTACCACCAATCGCTAATCCAAAGCCAGTATCTTGAAATAAGTTTTTGCGAATCTCTCCTTGGGCAGATTTAGCCACGGAAACCCCGTTACCTTTGTTTTGCACAAAGATGTTGTTTTCAATTTTGGGATTTCCTGTACCTGTGACAAAAACGCCCTCACGGACGCTATTGGTGAAGGTATTATTTTTAATAATTGGGTTAGATGATTCTACCCAGACCCCAGTACCCCGTTGGTTGGGGTTGGTGACGGTGAGTCCGGCGATCGCTGTGCCGTTTTCTGCCAGAATTGTAATATCCTGTCTAGCAAAGGTCTTACTGGTGTAGTAGCCTCCGCCTGTAATTAAAATCCCTTGGCCTTTGTTGGATTCATCACCTTGTAATGTCACTCCTGGTTTCAGTAGCAGTGGGAAGGTTTCACCACTTTCTTTGCTGTAGTTACCAGGGGCCAGTTGGATCAAGGTACCTGGTTGAGCTTTACTGAGGGCGAAGGTGATGGTTTTGTAAGGCGTATTTGCTGATGCACCAGCATTAGCTGTGTCTGCACCAGTTGCTGGGTTCACGTAAACTACTGCTGCAGTCACAGGAGTTTGCGCGATGAGAGTTGGGGCGATACTCCGTTGATGTGTGTCACCAGCTTTGACTGCACTGGGCAATAACATCGCTCCACTAGCAGCAAATAATAAAGCTATGACTCCCACTGGTAAAGCTGAAGTAGATTTGAGGTGGTTACCAGCGCTAAGGCGAAGAGATTTCGCTACAGAAATGTGAAAACCCCGATATTTCATTTTTTATGTCTGTGAAATGCTGAATTATATGATTTCCCACAAAGTTGAAGCTAGCAATGACCTAGCTGTCAAACTTATGCAAAACTATACCGGATCATCAGCACTTAATCAGCTAAATTTTCAAATAAAAAAGACAAAATTGCCTTGTATAAGCTATTAGCTGTGACAGTTTGACTACTGTCCTGCTTTGTTTAATTTTTATGAACAAAAGAGGTGAAGCCAGAGGTGAGATTGACCGATTTTCTCATCCCTGGCTTGGTTTCTAGTAGGCTAAAGTTTCTAAAGTTTCTCGCAAATAACGCTGTACCTGCTGTTCTAGGCGCAGTCCTTGTAATTGAGTATCATGTTCTAGTTGCCAGCGTTGGAAACCGGAACTAGCGGCGATCGCGTATTTCAGACTACTCCAAATTTCACTATCGTGGGCTAGCGGGCGATCGCTAGAAGCTTGAATTTGAGCCATAGTTTCTCATTCCTCAGTTGATAAAGCCAAAGTTATAACCGAACAAATAATGTGTCTAATGCTGCTCTGAGTCTGATTTTAGGGCTTCTTGGGAATCTTGATGGATTCCGATCGCAGATTGAAATAACTGGG is a genomic window of Fortiea contorta PCC 7126 containing:
- a CDS encoding protein kinase domain-containing protein, coding for MVWNPGQQLFGGRYIIERKLGEGGVGITYLAKNRRGELRVIKTLREQILNHPQWIPHQDKLRHDFRDEALRLSLCRHPHIVQVENVFDEVDLPCMAMEYIEGEDLGKQITAKGALPEADALLYIQQIGEALTVVHERGLLHRDLKPSNIMMRAGKQEAVLIDFGLARQFIPGAVLQHTESVTHGYAPPEQYVPNAERGEYIDVYALAATLYALLTGQLPMPAPARLQNLTMRSPKELNANVSDRVNNAIMRGMALNYKFRPQSVQEWLDLLGASSVPPTQPVIPPVYTPAFWECVHIIPGISGIVTLSPKEDILASVAGSVIHLFSSTTGQLIRTLSGHSDSVKSVAISSDGQILASSSEDYTIKLWSVSTGREIHTLSGHSKRVNSVAISSDGQILASGSEDYTIRLWSVSTGREIRTLSGHSKRVNSVAISSDGQILASGSEDYTIRLWSVSTGRKICTLSGHSDLVKSVAISSDGQILASGSSDKTIKLWSMATGREIRTLTGHFYGVQSVVISRDGQILASGGNDDTIRLWEVATGREIHTLTGRSESVQSVAISSDGQILVSSSRDGIKLWSVTTGREIRTLTGHSHFVYCVAISNNGQILASGGETIKLWSVTTGREIRTLNGHSFWVNSIAISNDGQILASGSFDKNIKLWSMTTGREIRTLSGHSESVQSVTISSDGQILVSGGGDTTIKLWDVATGREIRTLSGHFDSLYSLAISSDGQILASGSRDTTIKLWSVSTGREIRTLSGHSDLVKSVAISSDGQILASGSHDNTIKLWSVSTGREIRTLSGHSDLVKSVAISSDGQILASGSHDNTIKVWEISTGKEIHSLNHFSGVESVAFSPDGDWLAAGDSSGNIKIWRSQLVVQ
- a CDS encoding type II toxin-antitoxin system RelE family toxin; protein product: MWKIEYTKKFLKELADLPQDVQARIEPIVFQELESENPFDLGYLQKMKGYDDKYKIRVGDYRIRCLTPYIQI
- a CDS encoding Uma2 family endonuclease, which gives rise to MTSSPPVAISPTDHKDEIIFPQGEFWSDEPPLETNLHLRQILILIQCLEWAWQNKDDYFATGNLTVYYSPNQKKSEDFRGPDFFVVLGTTRNQERRSWVVWQEGGKYPNVIIEILSDSTAKIDRGEKKEIYQDVFRTPDYFWFDPDSLEFQGFTLIRGTYEPITPNEQGWLWSQQLGLYLGIHQRQLRYFTSDGELVLSPEEAATQAQQQLEQERQRAEQERQRAEQERQRAEQLEARLRSLGIDPNES
- the phnE gene encoding phosphonate ABC transporter, permease protein PhnE, translated to MIKYLSKFSITGRYPGINSLIILLSLVIGYGWALQGLKIDFATLQTSWPYITDFVSRLFPPNWTVLDIAIKGLLETVQMSLWGTTIGAIASLPIAIASASNIAPQWLQWLANLLQNAVRSVPSIILGLIFVAATGLGAPAGTLALGIYTIGYLAKFYQQAIEAVDSRSIESLEVIGASKMQIAQYGILPQVMPLALGYTFWMFEYNIRAASVLGVVGAGGIGFQLKSYIDGFEYTKATTMMLVLLVVVTVIDAVSSQLRRRLDAM
- a CDS encoding phosphonate ABC transporter ATP-binding protein → MNDYVIDCQNLETAYTASLHRPILNGINCQIQPGEFVVLLGLNGAGKSTLLRSLVGLVPIVRGTIQINGVTMNPRTLTTIRRDIGMLFQGGGLIRQLSAIENVLCGRLGTRTTWQTLWGFGQRDRLLALKLLEEMGLKEQAYQKTAQLSGGQQQRVAIARALIQSPQILLADEPITGLDIIAAQQVMQTLAKLHSQQGMTIISVLHDLGIAAEYAQRAIVLEAGRIIYDGPCHNLQDHFSPS
- a CDS encoding phosphate/phosphite/phosphonate ABC transporter substrate-binding protein — its product is MSVRRKSLLSVGAALATSIGLGLSTLGGMQATIANSAPNQQAPRLFAQQKLQNLTIVFPTRSDSTDLQTKANAVAAFLSKELGIPVTAQIGDDTAAVEALRANRADVAFLSSRPALKAEQLANARLYLAEVRENYSGKYTYDSVFVVPSNSSLTTKNSAKATLEQLRGKKIAFTSPTSGSGFIFPVSELVRQGFVPNRDRLDGFFGQVSYGGNYSKALQAVLRGQAEVATVSEYALYAPYITAEEKSKLRVLYKISGVPAHGIAIDDDVSPADREKIINALLKLNQPANNQLLRNLYNSTELVRVNHNRHLAPVRDALKRVGIEP
- a CDS encoding DUF3493 domain-containing protein, encoding MAEPNPQNRLNPEQYARLKAEIAAPYRSIRKFIYIACAASGSIGAFIFFFKLLAGRDIEHTLPNLALQLGIVAIMIFFWGRDQNKNV
- a CDS encoding DUF1565 domain-containing protein, whose protein sequence is MKYRGFHISVAKSLRLSAGNHLKSTSALPVGVIALLFAASGAMLLPSAVKAGDTHQRSIAPTLIAQTPVTAAVVYVNPATGADTANAGASANTPYKTITFALSKAQPGTLIQLAPGNYSKESGETFPLLLKPGVTLQGDESNKGQGILITGGGYYTSKTFARQDITILAENGTAIAGLTVTNPNQRGTGVWVESSNPIIKNNTFTNSVREGVFVTGTGNPKIENNIFVQNKGNGVSVAKSAQGEIRKNLFQDTGFGLAIGGTSTPLIVENEIVQNQDGLFISETAKPVLRKNVIQNNKRDGVIATIGAAPDLGTNESPGSNLIRNNIRYDLNNATKTNRILAIGNDIDQKRIFGQVDFVAATVNPPAGGAVAFKDVPAGYWAKGYIEALASQNIIAGFPDGSFKPNEPVTRAQFATIVTKALTPAAKRTAINFKDVPSNFWAYAAIKSAYQSQFVSGYPDGNFKPQQQIPRVQALVSLANGLGLTANNQNVLTFYSDAAQIPSYATAPVAAATARQLVINYPTLQQLSPNREATRAEVAAFVYQALVNAGRAQAITSPYVVKVP